A genomic stretch from Aerococcaceae bacterium zg-1292 includes:
- a CDS encoding PTS sugar transporter subunit IIC yields the protein MDFIQSILMWFSQNILQNPAFFVGLLVLVGYMLLKKPAHEVFAGFIKATVGYLILNVGAGGLVTTFRPILVALATKFKLEAAVIDPYFGLAAANEKLTEIGFIDVATTALIIGFTVNILLVALRKITKVRTLFITGHIMVQQAATISVFVLILIPSLQGKFAALAVGIICGLYWAVSSNLTVEPTQRLTNGGGFAIGHQQQFAIWFVDKVAPFFGKKEDSLDNLKLPKFLNIFHDTVVASATLMIVFFGLILTILGKDIMSNAELIGGGAYNPAKSFFIYVLQTSLNFSVYLFILMQGVRMFVAELTNAFQGISSKLLKGSFPAVDVAASYGFGSTNAVLSGFVFGLIGQLITISLLVIFKNPVLIITGFVPVFFDNAAIAVFADKRGGWKAAAILSFISGILQVSLGAVAITLLGLVGGYHGNIDLVLPWLPFGYLFKYLGIVGYILVCLFLLILPQLQFARAKDKEAYYRGEAQAD from the coding sequence ATGGACTTTATTCAAAGCATACTAATGTGGTTCTCGCAAAATATTTTGCAGAATCCTGCATTTTTTGTAGGTTTATTAGTATTGGTTGGCTATATGTTGCTAAAGAAACCTGCACACGAGGTTTTTGCAGGATTCATAAAGGCTACTGTTGGTTATCTCATTTTAAACGTTGGTGCGGGTGGATTGGTTACAACATTCCGTCCAATTCTTGTTGCATTAGCAACGAAATTCAAGCTGGAGGCAGCTGTTATTGACCCATATTTTGGTTTAGCTGCAGCCAATGAAAAATTAACAGAGATTGGATTTATCGATGTAGCGACAACAGCACTTATTATCGGCTTTACAGTAAATATTTTACTCGTTGCATTACGTAAAATTACAAAGGTAAGAACACTGTTCATCACTGGACATATTATGGTTCAACAGGCAGCAACAATTTCTGTATTTGTACTTATACTTATTCCAAGTTTACAAGGTAAATTTGCTGCATTAGCAGTTGGAATCATTTGTGGTCTATATTGGGCAGTTAGTTCAAACTTAACCGTTGAACCAACTCAACGCTTGACGAATGGTGGCGGATTTGCGATTGGACATCAGCAACAGTTTGCAATTTGGTTTGTAGATAAAGTCGCTCCGTTCTTTGGTAAAAAAGAAGATAGCCTTGATAATTTAAAATTACCTAAGTTCTTGAATATTTTCCATGATACGGTAGTTGCATCTGCAACGCTAATGATTGTATTCTTTGGACTTATTCTTACTATTCTTGGAAAAGATATCATGTCCAATGCCGAATTGATTGGTGGTGGCGCTTATAACCCAGCTAAATCTTTCTTTATTTATGTTTTACAGACGTCATTGAACTTCTCGGTTTATCTCTTTATTTTAATGCAAGGCGTACGGATGTTTGTTGCTGAGTTAACAAATGCCTTCCAAGGTATTTCAAGTAAGCTGCTAAAAGGCTCATTCCCAGCAGTAGACGTTGCAGCTTCTTATGGTTTTGGTTCAACAAACGCAGTGCTTTCAGGATTTGTATTTGGTCTTATCGGTCAATTGATTACCATTTCTCTATTAGTTATCTTTAAAAACCCAGTATTGATTATCACTGGTTTCGTACCTGTATTCTTTGATAATGCAGCGATTGCTGTTTTTGCTGATAAACGTGGTGGCTGGAAAGCAGCAGCTATTTTATCATTTATTTCAGGGATACTTCAAGTTTCATTGGGTGCCGTTGCCATCACTTTACTTGGTTTAGTAGGAGGTTACCACGGTAATATTGACTTAGTGTTACCATGGTTACCATTCGGTTATCTATTTAAATATTTAGGTATTGTTGGTTATATCTTAGTATGTCTCTTCTTATTAATTTTGCCACAATTACAATTTGCAAGAGCAAAAGACAAAGAAGCATATTATCGTGGTGAAGCACAAGCAGATTAG
- a CDS encoding uracil-DNA glycosylase family protein, giving the protein MSKSVEQLISAIQKDPQNQFFTHKGDIPLFSMPESAQILIIGQAPGVKAMERRRFWDDLSGQRLRQWLGVTDEIFYESAQFAILPLDFYYPGKGKSGDLPPRKGFAEKWHPELLPLCPNIKLTLLVGSYAQKFYLGNRAHSTLTETVRHYNDYLPQYFPTVHPSPRNMIWQKKNPWFESQVVPTLQQMVADIILE; this is encoded by the coding sequence ATGTCCAAATCAGTAGAGCAATTGATTTCAGCAATACAAAAAGATCCACAAAATCAATTTTTTACACATAAAGGCGATATTCCATTATTTTCAATGCCGGAATCAGCCCAAATTTTGATTATTGGACAGGCACCAGGTGTTAAAGCAATGGAGCGACGACGTTTTTGGGATGACTTGAGTGGTCAACGATTGAGACAATGGTTAGGTGTAACAGATGAGATTTTTTATGAGTCCGCTCAATTTGCGATATTGCCATTAGATTTTTATTATCCTGGCAAAGGAAAAAGTGGTGACTTGCCACCACGCAAAGGATTCGCTGAAAAATGGCATCCTGAACTACTGCCATTGTGTCCCAATATCAAGTTAACATTATTAGTGGGTAGTTATGCACAAAAATTTTATTTAGGAAATAGGGCTCATTCCACCTTAACGGAGACAGTTCGACATTATAATGATTACTTGCCACAGTATTTTCCGACTGTTCATCCATCACCACGAAATATGATTTGGCAGAAGAAGAATCCTTGGTTTGAGTCACAAGTTGTGCCAACATTGCAGCAGATGGTAGCTGACATCATACTCGAATAG
- a CDS encoding UMP kinase, with the protein MAEPKYRRVVLKLSGEAIAGEKGFGINPEVIKEMVTEIKQVYDLGVEIAIVVGGGNIWRGNIGSEMGMDRAQADYMGMLATVMNALALQDVLENNDVPTRVQTSVEMRQIAEPYIRRRAMRHLEKHRVVIFAGGTGNPYFTTDTTAALRAAEIEADVILMAKNNVDGVYNADPRVDVNATKFDNLTHMDVIAKGLKVMDSTASSLSMDNDIPLVVFNLNEPGNIRRVVLGENIGTTVYGK; encoded by the coding sequence ATGGCAGAACCTAAATATCGTCGTGTTGTATTAAAATTATCCGGTGAGGCAATTGCTGGTGAAAAAGGTTTTGGAATTAACCCAGAAGTTATCAAAGAAATGGTAACTGAAATTAAACAAGTCTATGATTTGGGTGTTGAGATTGCGATTGTTGTCGGTGGTGGTAACATTTGGCGCGGAAATATCGGTAGTGAAATGGGAATGGACCGAGCGCAAGCGGATTATATGGGTATGTTAGCGACAGTAATGAATGCTCTTGCCTTACAAGATGTATTAGAAAACAATGACGTGCCAACACGTGTTCAAACATCCGTTGAGATGCGTCAGATTGCAGAACCTTATATTCGTAGACGAGCAATGCGTCATTTAGAAAAACACCGTGTAGTTATATTTGCCGGAGGTACAGGTAATCCGTACTTTACAACAGATACAACAGCAGCGTTACGTGCGGCTGAGATTGAAGCTGACGTTATTTTAATGGCTAAAAATAATGTAGATGGTGTTTATAATGCCGATCCGCGGGTAGACGTCAATGCTACTAAATTTGATAATTTAACCCATATGGATGTCATTGCGAAAGGATTGAAAGTAATGGATTCTACCGCAAGCTCATTAAGTATGGATAATGACATTCCACTTGTCGTGTTCAATTTAAATGAACCAGGCAATATTCGTCGTGTTGTTTTGGGTGAAAATATTGGTACTACAGTTTACGGTAAATAA
- a CDS encoding elongation factor Ts produces the protein MAITAKQVKELRDMTGVGMMDAKKALVETDGDMDKAVDFLREKGLASAGKKADRIAAEGMTATHVDGNTAALIEVNAETDFVTRNDQFKALVATVAKAIAEGKPADLEAALALTVDGQTVNDLIINAINTIGEKISLRRFELFTKTEADSFGTYIHTDGSIGVLTLVEGTTDEVVAKDVAMHAAAMNPKYVSRDEVSEEDYAHEEKIQTEIALNEGKPANIVEKMIKGRMNKYLAEISLTEQAFVKNPDQTVGEYAASKGGKVVKFTRFLVGEGMEKRQENFAEEVAAQMNNN, from the coding sequence ATGGCAATTACAGCTAAACAAGTTAAAGAATTACGTGACATGACCGGTGTTGGTATGATGGATGCTAAAAAAGCATTAGTTGAAACAGACGGTGATATGGATAAAGCGGTTGACTTTTTACGTGAAAAAGGATTAGCGTCAGCAGGGAAAAAAGCTGACCGTATTGCGGCTGAAGGTATGACAGCTACTCACGTAGATGGAAACACTGCAGCATTAATTGAAGTAAATGCTGAAACTGACTTCGTTACACGTAATGACCAATTTAAAGCTTTAGTTGCAACAGTAGCAAAAGCAATTGCTGAAGGTAAACCAGCTGATTTAGAGGCTGCATTAGCTTTAACTGTTGATGGACAAACTGTTAACGATTTAATCATCAATGCCATCAATACAATCGGTGAAAAAATTTCATTACGTCGTTTTGAATTATTTACAAAAACTGAAGCAGATTCATTTGGTACTTATATCCATACGGATGGTTCAATTGGTGTATTAACATTAGTTGAAGGTACAACAGATGAAGTAGTTGCTAAAGATGTTGCGATGCACGCAGCTGCAATGAATCCTAAATATGTAAGTCGTGATGAAGTATCTGAAGAAGATTACGCTCACGAAGAAAAAATTCAAACAGAAATTGCCTTAAACGAAGGTAAACCAGCTAATATCGTAGAAAAAATGATTAAAGGTCGTATGAATAAATACTTGGCTGAAATTAGTTTAACTGAACAAGCGTTTGTAAAAAACCCTGATCAAACAGTTGGTGAATATGCAGCTTCTAAAGGTGGTAAAGTGGTTAAATTCACTCGCTTCTTAGTTGGTGAAGGTATGGAAAAACGTCAAGAAAACTTTGCTGAAGAAGTAGCAGCACAAATGAATAATAACTAA
- the rpsB gene encoding 30S ribosomal protein S2 encodes MAVISMKQLLEAGVHFGHQTRRWNPKMKRYIFTERNGIYIIDLQKTVKLVDEAYNYMREASADGKVVLFVGTKKQAQQAVEEAAVKSGQYYINHRWLGGLLTNWDTIQGRIRRLKAIEKMAEDGTFDVLPKKEVLEIMKEQDRLEKFLGGIKDMPRIPDVIFIVDPRKERIAVQEAHKLNIPIVAMVDTNCDPDEIDVVIPSNDDAIRAIKLITNAMADAVIESNQGEVAQESSEESLNTEFFDNLFETKEEESAE; translated from the coding sequence ATGGCAGTTATTTCTATGAAACAATTGTTAGAAGCTGGTGTACACTTTGGACACCAAACACGTCGTTGGAACCCTAAAATGAAACGTTATATCTTTACTGAGCGTAATGGTATCTACATCATTGACTTACAAAAAACAGTGAAGTTAGTGGATGAAGCATACAACTACATGCGTGAAGCAAGTGCAGACGGTAAAGTTGTTTTATTCGTTGGTACTAAAAAACAAGCGCAACAAGCGGTTGAAGAAGCGGCTGTTAAATCAGGTCAATATTACATTAATCACCGTTGGTTAGGTGGATTATTAACTAACTGGGATACTATTCAAGGTCGTATCCGTCGCTTAAAAGCTATTGAAAAAATGGCTGAAGATGGAACATTTGATGTGTTACCTAAAAAAGAAGTTTTAGAAATTATGAAGGAACAAGATCGTTTAGAAAAATTCTTAGGTGGTATTAAAGATATGCCAAGAATTCCAGATGTTATCTTTATCGTAGATCCACGTAAAGAACGTATCGCTGTTCAAGAAGCTCATAAATTAAATATTCCTATCGTAGCGATGGTAGATACAAACTGTGATCCTGATGAAATTGATGTTGTTATCCCATCTAACGATGATGCCATCCGTGCAATCAAATTAATCACAAATGCTATGGCAGATGCAGTTATTGAATCAAACCAAGGTGAAGTAGCACAAGAAAGTTCTGAAGAAAGTTTAAATACTGAATTCTTTGATAATTTATTTGAAACTAAAGAAGAAGAATCTGCAGAATAA
- a CDS encoding DUF2974 domain-containing protein, translating to MPYLFNYLKKYGNQSFDIEPINEVDYLLLNELIYLPLDDYLTDTYDIQHAYNLVELAESYDLNARLHQIENAMMATNNRHRLLMMMAESSRFHNIGFANFQNKLNVDTEKQFCACTLLLPNQQLMIVYRGTDDTLIGWKEDFKLAYQETIPAQLDAVTYLNKILEKTTESIIVTGHSKGGNLALYAALSLSQDNLERLEQIFLYDSPGLTQASVQSADYQALKPLIKRYIPEDSVVGQMMYHDVEPIIVKSNLIGVFQHDIMNWKIQDNHLATTDQTTDISQLVDTTLKQWTEQHTTAELSQFFDYCFDLFAQVGIQTLNEIPKDVLSYIKQIKTLNNDSTSDYKTIFETLSNELIQIGRDNYHLYQKHRWEQLQENIETAWENFSTASGLATHLETFDQWLKGDTKDK from the coding sequence ATGCCATACTTATTTAATTATTTAAAAAAATATGGGAATCAATCATTTGATATCGAACCAATCAACGAAGTGGATTACTTACTATTGAATGAATTGATTTATTTGCCATTAGATGACTATTTAACCGACACCTACGATATCCAACATGCCTATAATTTAGTCGAATTGGCAGAGAGCTATGATTTAAACGCCCGACTACATCAGATTGAAAATGCGATGATGGCTACAAACAACCGGCACCGTCTTTTAATGATGATGGCTGAATCCAGTCGCTTTCATAATATCGGTTTTGCTAATTTTCAAAACAAATTAAATGTTGATACTGAAAAACAATTTTGTGCATGTACATTGCTATTACCTAATCAACAATTGATGATTGTCTATCGTGGTACAGATGATACATTAATCGGTTGGAAAGAAGACTTTAAATTGGCCTATCAAGAAACAATTCCAGCCCAACTCGATGCGGTCACCTATTTAAATAAAATATTGGAAAAAACAACAGAATCAATCATTGTAACTGGACACTCGAAAGGCGGAAATCTTGCCTTATACGCAGCCCTTTCACTGAGCCAAGATAATCTTGAGCGCCTCGAGCAAATCTTTCTATATGACAGTCCAGGCTTAACGCAAGCATCGGTTCAATCGGCTGATTATCAAGCGTTAAAACCATTAATCAAACGTTATATTCCAGAAGATTCAGTTGTCGGACAGATGATGTATCATGATGTAGAACCCATTATTGTTAAGAGTAATCTAATTGGTGTCTTTCAACACGATATCATGAACTGGAAAATCCAAGACAATCATCTAGCGACAACCGACCAAACAACGGATATTAGTCAGTTGGTCGACACAACTTTGAAACAATGGACGGAACAACATACGACCGCCGAATTATCACAATTTTTTGACTACTGCTTTGATTTATTCGCCCAAGTAGGTATTCAAACACTCAATGAAATTCCTAAAGATGTACTATCTTATATTAAACAAATAAAAACGCTCAATAACGATTCCACAAGTGACTACAAGACAATCTTTGAAACATTAAGTAATGAACTCATTCAAATCGGTCGTGACAATTACCACCTTTATCAAAAACACCGTTGGGAACAATTACAAGAAAATATAGAAACTGCATGGGAAAACTTTTCCACCGCTTCAGGTTTAGCTACTCATTTAGAAACATTCGATCAATGGCTTAAAGGCGATACGAAAGATAAATAA
- a CDS encoding SDR family oxidoreductase — translation MFNEKVVVITGAAKGIGRQTAKQFKAAGAHVCIFDKLENDYFVGDLANREDIERFVSKVVEEFGCIDYIIHNALPLTVGLNNGSYDEFMHALQVGVAAPYYLTQQFVPYFNDGAAIVNVSSSRYAQSQANTESYAAAKGGISALTHAMAISLAGKVRVNAVAPGWINTTNDALSLADTEQIPVKRVGKPEDIANLILFLCSQQSAFINGETITADGGMNKQMIYHGEHGWDYQS, via the coding sequence ATGTTTAATGAAAAAGTTGTCGTAATTACTGGAGCAGCAAAAGGAATTGGTCGACAAACAGCTAAACAATTTAAAGCTGCAGGTGCTCATGTATGTATCTTTGATAAATTGGAAAATGATTATTTTGTAGGCGATTTAGCAAATCGGGAGGATATAGAACGGTTTGTGTCAAAAGTGGTGGAAGAATTTGGGTGTATTGATTACATTATTCATAATGCACTACCACTTACGGTAGGTTTGAATAATGGCAGTTATGATGAGTTTATGCATGCACTCCAAGTTGGTGTGGCAGCACCTTATTATTTAACGCAGCAGTTTGTACCCTATTTTAACGATGGCGCTGCAATTGTGAATGTTTCTTCGTCGCGTTATGCACAAAGTCAAGCCAATACAGAAAGTTATGCGGCTGCTAAAGGCGGTATTTCGGCGTTAACGCATGCAATGGCCATATCTTTAGCCGGTAAAGTCCGAGTGAATGCTGTTGCGCCAGGTTGGATTAATACTACTAATGATGCGTTGTCACTAGCAGATACTGAGCAAATTCCGGTCAAACGGGTAGGGAAGCCGGAAGATATAGCGAATTTAATCTTATTTTTATGCTCACAACAAAGTGCATTTATCAATGGTGAAACGATTACTGCGGATGGTGGTATGAATAAGCAAATGATTTATCATGGTGAACATGGTTGGGATTATCAAAGCTAA
- a CDS encoding amino acid ABC transporter ATP-binding protein: protein MAPILQVNHLSKAFGEREVLKDIHFGVEKGEVVTIIGSSGSGKSTLLRCLNLLEEPSGGEILYKNENVLAPKYDVNKYRTHFGMVFQSFNLFNNLNVLDNCVVGPLKVLKEDRATIEPRAKRFLSQVGMDAYINAKPSQLSGGQKQRVAIARALTMQPDVLLFDEPTSALDPEMVGEVLKSMKELAHTGLTMIIVTHEMEFAREVSDRVVFMDQGVIAEEGRPEDLFTNPREERTRQFLERYLKG from the coding sequence ATGGCACCTATTTTACAAGTAAATCATTTGAGTAAAGCTTTCGGTGAGCGTGAAGTGTTAAAAGACATCCACTTTGGCGTTGAAAAAGGAGAGGTTGTAACAATTATTGGGTCATCCGGGTCGGGAAAATCGACGTTATTACGTTGCTTGAATTTATTAGAGGAGCCGAGCGGTGGCGAAATTCTTTATAAAAATGAAAATGTCCTCGCACCAAAATACGATGTCAATAAGTATCGGACGCATTTTGGTATGGTATTTCAATCGTTTAATTTATTCAACAATTTGAACGTTTTAGATAACTGTGTTGTAGGACCATTAAAAGTATTAAAAGAAGACCGTGCTACGATTGAGCCACGTGCGAAGCGATTCTTAAGTCAAGTTGGGATGGATGCGTATATTAATGCCAAGCCTAGTCAATTGTCAGGTGGACAAAAACAACGGGTGGCGATTGCGCGTGCGTTGACGATGCAGCCAGATGTCCTATTATTTGATGAACCAACATCGGCCCTTGACCCGGAGATGGTTGGAGAAGTGTTAAAATCAATGAAAGAGTTAGCTCATACTGGATTAACGATGATTATCGTCACTCATGAAATGGAGTTTGCGCGTGAAGTCAGCGACCGTGTGGTTTTTATGGATCAAGGGGTAATCGCTGAAGAGGGCAGACCAGAAGATTTGTTTACTAATCCAAGAGAAGAGCGTACCCGTCAATTTTTAGAACGTTATTTAAAAGGATAA
- a CDS encoding ABC transporter substrate-binding protein/permease, translating into MKRIIQSMILTIVLLVLSACGQTTSQTTTNQPPLLVGMEAGYPPYNWTQPNDANGAVPIQDSSEFANGYDVQIAKKIGEALGRKVVVVKTEWEGLLPAIQSEKIDLIIAGMSPTAERKEVIDFSDSYYDVQFALVMMKNSPYAAATGIDDLKGATVTGQLATLHYDLLTQIPDANVEQAMKSFAAMRVALQSGKIDAYISEIPEAISATNALPELTYVVPKPGFKAPAEDAQIGIGIKKGRTDLLNQVNAALAKISKDERSEIMNEAIVNQPSENGEATTGFIQNAVAIFKQNWPAYIRGTGYTLLISLTGTIIGLLIGLLVGVIRTIPTPKSTAQKVLLKVVNWFLNAYITIFRGTPMIVQSMVVYYGTSILWNWQLTPLSAAFFIVSINTGAYISEVVRGGILSIDRGQFEAARAIGMSHWQTMREIVMPQVFRNILPSVGNEFVINVKDTSVLNVISVNELYFTSSTIAGNSFRYFETFLITAVIYFVLTVTITWVLRRLEKHLEGSGDFVLVGGNQDQVQALKGVE; encoded by the coding sequence ATGAAACGAATCATCCAATCGATGATTTTAACAATTGTCCTACTTGTGTTGAGTGCATGCGGACAGACAACAAGTCAAACAACAACGAATCAGCCGCCATTACTAGTTGGGATGGAGGCGGGGTATCCCCCTTACAACTGGACTCAACCCAATGATGCTAATGGAGCAGTGCCAATTCAAGACTCAAGTGAGTTTGCTAATGGTTATGATGTTCAAATTGCAAAAAAAATTGGAGAAGCTTTAGGACGTAAAGTCGTCGTTGTTAAAACAGAGTGGGAAGGATTATTACCAGCTATTCAATCAGAAAAAATTGATTTAATTATTGCAGGTATGTCTCCAACCGCAGAACGTAAAGAAGTTATTGATTTTTCGGATTCTTATTATGATGTGCAATTTGCCTTAGTAATGATGAAAAATTCACCGTATGCAGCTGCAACGGGTATTGATGATTTAAAAGGTGCAACAGTAACGGGACAATTAGCAACCTTGCATTATGATTTATTAACGCAAATTCCTGACGCTAATGTTGAACAAGCGATGAAGAGTTTTGCTGCAATGCGTGTGGCCTTACAATCTGGTAAAATAGACGCCTATATTTCAGAAATACCAGAAGCCATTTCGGCAACGAATGCTTTACCTGAGTTAACCTATGTGGTTCCAAAACCTGGTTTTAAAGCACCCGCTGAAGATGCCCAAATTGGTATTGGAATTAAAAAAGGACGTACAGACTTATTAAATCAAGTGAATGCAGCCTTAGCGAAAATTTCTAAAGATGAACGTAGCGAGATTATGAATGAAGCGATTGTTAACCAACCGTCAGAAAATGGCGAAGCTACAACTGGATTTATTCAAAATGCGGTGGCGATATTCAAACAAAACTGGCCTGCTTACATACGGGGCACTGGGTATACTTTACTGATTTCATTAACGGGTACCATTATTGGCTTATTAATTGGTTTATTAGTGGGTGTCATTCGTACCATTCCAACACCAAAATCTACGGCACAAAAAGTATTACTAAAAGTTGTTAATTGGTTTTTAAATGCTTATATCACCATTTTCCGTGGAACACCGATGATTGTCCAATCGATGGTTGTTTATTATGGAACAAGTATTTTATGGAATTGGCAATTAACACCGTTAAGCGCAGCCTTCTTTATTGTATCGATTAATACAGGGGCTTATATTTCAGAAGTTGTTCGTGGTGGTATTTTATCAATTGACCGTGGACAATTTGAAGCGGCGCGTGCTATCGGGATGAGTCACTGGCAAACAATGCGTGAGATTGTTATGCCTCAAGTATTCCGTAATATTTTACCATCTGTTGGGAACGAATTTGTTATCAATGTCAAGGATACCTCAGTATTGAACGTTATTTCAGTTAACGAGTTGTACTTTACATCGAGTACGATTGCCGGTAATAGTTTCCGTTACTTTGAGACTTTCCTAATTACAGCCGTGATTTATTTTGTCTTGACAGTGACGATTACATGGGTATTGCGTCGTCTTGAAAAACATTTAGAAGGTTCCGGTGATTTTGTCTTAGTCGGTGGGAATCAAGATCAAGTACAGGCTTTGAAAGGAGTGGAGTAA
- a CDS encoding aromatic acid exporter family protein: protein MTLFERTLKMVSATFIAIVLAMLLKLSNSYAAGIIAILSLLDTRTDTIKIAQSRLIATVLSFLLAWMIFSIMGYSIVSFTVFLVLFIPLSYRLGIQAGIAPCSVLVTHFIAANSVSHTVMLNGLLLMFIGTTSALLLNTWMASQTNQLMQLKKEIDEDIKTILCLMAETLSKGSHDVIVIQQHIRHVKHAIMVAHQMALREYDNAIFQKDDYLLEYLYMRENQVSNLVNMVEIMRNIPLAVQQSQQLAALLYETMNQFDEHNTGLELLEGIATLFRYVRQSTLPQSRIEFEARALLYTFLIEFNRMIEIKHDFYLVRTQEKNK, encoded by the coding sequence ATGACATTATTTGAGCGAACATTAAAAATGGTGTCAGCGACATTCATTGCGATTGTGCTGGCGATGTTGCTAAAGTTATCCAATAGCTATGCAGCAGGAATTATCGCCATTTTAAGTTTATTAGATACACGCACCGATACCATTAAAATTGCCCAATCCCGATTAATCGCAACTGTTTTGTCATTTCTACTCGCTTGGATGATTTTTTCAATCATGGGTTACTCGATTGTGTCGTTTACCGTATTTTTGGTACTATTTATTCCATTGAGTTATCGCTTAGGCATTCAAGCAGGGATTGCACCGTGTTCGGTGTTGGTGACCCATTTTATCGCAGCTAATAGTGTGTCCCACACGGTAATGTTGAATGGCTTGTTACTGATGTTTATCGGTACTACAAGTGCCTTATTGTTAAATACATGGATGGCTTCGCAAACGAATCAATTAATGCAGTTAAAAAAAGAGATTGATGAAGACATAAAAACAATACTCTGTTTAATGGCAGAGACTTTAAGCAAGGGGAGTCATGATGTCATTGTCATTCAGCAACACATTCGCCATGTGAAACACGCGATAATGGTAGCCCATCAGATGGCTTTACGCGAATATGATAATGCAATTTTTCAAAAGGACGATTATTTACTCGAATATTTATATATGCGCGAGAATCAAGTATCGAACTTAGTTAATATGGTTGAAATTATGCGTAATATTCCATTGGCGGTTCAACAAAGTCAACAATTAGCTGCGTTGCTATATGAAACGATGAATCAATTTGATGAACATAATACAGGACTCGAATTGTTAGAAGGGATTGCGACGTTGTTTCGCTATGTTCGTCAATCCACTTTACCACAATCGCGTATCGAATTTGAGGCGCGAGCATTATTGTATACTTTTTTAATTGAATTTAATCGTATGATTGAAATTAAGCACGATTTTTATTTAGTGCGAACCCAAGAAAAAAACAAATAA
- a CDS encoding phosphatase PAP2 family protein has translation MTKYELFLMDWIQQQMQFPLLKSVLLFFTKIGDYGIVWIALAVFLVLFKRTRKLGITVSITLLLMLIVNNGILKNVIERVRPCQIHAQINQIIECPTSFSFPSGHSSSSFAVLGVFLFTQSVKAHWKWLVFVVAFLIAFSRVYLYVHFPSDIVAGASVGIVLAWVAVYWIAPRVKVCSDDDII, from the coding sequence ATGACCAAGTATGAACTGTTTTTGATGGATTGGATACAGCAGCAGATGCAGTTTCCGCTGTTAAAAAGCGTGCTACTTTTTTTTACAAAAATTGGTGATTATGGTATCGTATGGATTGCATTAGCTGTTTTTCTCGTATTATTTAAACGCACGAGAAAATTAGGTATTACCGTTAGTATCACTTTGTTATTGATGCTCATTGTGAATAATGGTATTTTAAAAAATGTAATTGAGCGTGTACGTCCTTGTCAAATACATGCGCAAATAAACCAGATCATTGAGTGTCCGACTTCTTTTTCTTTTCCATCAGGTCACTCATCCTCTAGTTTTGCCGTGCTGGGTGTCTTTTTGTTCACGCAATCAGTGAAAGCACATTGGAAATGGCTAGTTTTTGTTGTGGCTTTTTTAATTGCTTTTAGTCGTGTGTATTTATACGTGCATTTTCCAAGTGATATTGTGGCTGGAGCGAGTGTAGGCATCGTATTAGCTTGGGTGGCGGTTTATTGGATTGCGCCGCGCGTGAAAGTGTGTAGCGACGATGACATTATTTGA